A stretch of Pirellulales bacterium DNA encodes these proteins:
- a CDS encoding helix-turn-helix domain-containing protein — MPKLDGYLRIKEAAEYLGVSPNTLRNWGRSGKLAERRHPINRYRLYAKEELDALLSEAETPEKKTRKRRKPK, encoded by the coding sequence ATGCCCAAATTGGATGGCTACCTCCGAATCAAGGAGGCCGCAGAGTACCTCGGCGTCTCGCCGAACACGCTGCGGAACTGGGGACGGAGTGGCAAGCTGGCGGAGCGTCGCCATCCCATCAACCGATACCGGCTCTACGCCAAAGAGGAACTCGACGCACTGCTCAGCGAAGCCGAGACACCCGAGAAAAAGACCAGGAAGCGACGCAAGCCGAAATAG
- a CDS encoding helix-turn-helix transcriptional regulator yields MKQRNGAAPGRGAKVVELRPKPDPSEELKQLRTPRYLSTFGREALGRLIVDWRLEHGLSTAELADDAGFSVEVIEQLEKGSGLPSARHLLTLSELMELSFEKLLRLVGLVEEEADELHDAALRYLAQTSNSAPGSLESTLETLRFRKLLSIDSGHP; encoded by the coding sequence ATGAAACAGAGAAACGGCGCTGCGCCTGGTCGCGGCGCCAAAGTGGTGGAACTGAGACCGAAACCAGATCCGTCGGAGGAGTTGAAGCAGCTCCGCACGCCGCGTTACCTTTCGACCTTCGGGCGCGAAGCGTTGGGACGACTCATCGTCGACTGGCGGCTCGAACACGGGCTCTCGACAGCAGAACTCGCCGACGACGCGGGCTTCAGCGTCGAGGTTATCGAGCAGCTGGAGAAGGGGAGCGGCCTGCCTTCCGCAAGGCACCTATTGACGCTCAGCGAACTGATGGAACTCTCGTTCGAGAAGCTGCTGCGGCTGGTCGGCCTCGTGGAGGAGGAAGCGGACGAGCTGCACGACGCGGCGCTTCGATACCTCGCCCAGACCTCCAACTCCGCCCCAGGGAGTCTCGAATCGACGCTCGAAACCTTGCGATTCCGCAAGCTGTTGTCCATCGATTCGGGACATCCATGA